The genomic stretch CGAACCTCGAGCACGTCGCCCATCGGGCCGTGCGAGTTGCGCGTGGAGAAGTAGCTGGACACGACCACGTCTCGAGGGTCGCGCATGACGAAGAACGCGCGATACTTGTCGGGTTTCGGCATCTTGTCGAACCGGGGCCGCGGGAAGAACAACGACAGGCCGATGCGGTTGGCCGGCACCACGCGCGGGTGCTTCCAGCCGTAGAACCGCGGATCGTACGTCAGCAGCCCGGAGTGCCGATAGACGATCGGATCGCTGAACACTGCCTTGATCCACTGGCTGGCGGTCTTGCGTACCGCGCAGTGGTAGATGTTGGTGAACTCGCTTCGCGTCGCCACCGGCACCGTGATCCGCAGTTTCGCGTTGTACGCCTCGAGTTGCGCGCGCCGGGCCAGCACACGCACCGATTCCGGCGTGCGCTGCTTGGCGATCATCACAGCAGAGTTCAACATGTCCGAGCCCGTGTCCTTTGGGTACGAAAATCGCGGGTTCGCCTAAAAATGATCTTGATTGTCGTGGCGTCCAGGGACTTTACAACAAAATCGATCGAAATAGAGAGACCCTCTCCTGGGAGCTTCCTGAAAGCGCAAGCCCCCAGGAGAGGTAACGACGCAGCCCCGCCTCAGCCTCGCTCGCACATCATCCGGAGCGGTCACGAACTTTCGACGTGGTCCGGAGATGCGTGGTTGTGCCGAATCGTCGAACCGCTCGGCGCGGGTTCGGTCCGCCACCGGCGTCTGCCGGGCGCCGCGCCTGGTTTGCCGTCGGGTGCGTGGGTTAAATCGGGACACATGGTTCCAATGATCCTCGTCAACGCGTTCCTGCTCGGTCTTGCTCTCCTGTTCCTGCTCGCACTTCTCGCTCGCCGACAGCACGCCCAGGGCCTGGACCTGGCACCGGTGCTGACCTAGCCGCTCGAGGATCTCGCAGCCGAGGCGGCGGCAGTCGATTCCGCGGCGCAGTGGGCACAACGGCAGGCGGACGAGGTGCGTATCCGCGTCGACTCGGCGGAACAGGCACGTGACCAGGCCGAATGCCGCTATCGGGAGGCCCGGTACGGCCCTCGCCCCCGACGGCGACGAGCCGCGGCGTCTGGTGGAGCGCGCCGCCCTGGAGGCCTACCGGCGCGGTGACCTCACCGCCGCCCAGCTCGACGCCATCTGGCAACAGGTTCCCGCTGGCATCGATGCGCGCGAGAACGCGGTGCGGAGTGCTCGCCAACTGTACGAAAGCGCGTCAGCCGAGGCGGCGCGGGCGCGACAGCAGGCCTACGTGGCCGGCGTGGCCGCCGAGGTCCTGGCCGAGGAGAAGCGCGCGGCAGCGGACCGGCTCACCGCGGCCCGCCAATCCGCCGGTGCCGGCCTGCCCAGCCTGTTCGCCCCCTGACGGCGAAAGGTCGCTGCTCAGCCACGACTCCGGACGTCGGCGAGAATTCCCTGACCAACGCGCCGCTCGGCGTGCCCGACTTGCCCCTTCGCCGTCAACCGGGTCAACCCCGGACGCACGTCTCGTAGCCGTGCCCAACCGCACCCGTCCCGAACTCAGCCTCCGGCGGCTGCTGCCCGCGGTCCCGGCGAGAGTCCGGTGGCTGCTGCCCGCGGTCCCGGCGGGAGTCCGGTGGCTGCTGCCCGCGGTCCCGGCGGGACTCCGGTGGCTGCTGCCCGCGACCCGGCTGGACATCGGGCCGAAGCGCGTGTTCGCGTTGCCGGGGGGATGCCTGGTGGGGGTTGCGCCGGGGTGGTCAGTTGCAGTGGCGAGACACCGGGGACAGCCACTGGCTCATGGTGGTGCCCAGGGTCTTGTCCACGTCCTTCGTGGTCTTGATGGTGTTGAAGAACTTGGTGTCGGTCGACTTGGCGTGCATCGTGGTGGCGGCCTGCTTGCCGGCTGCCTTGAGGTCGGCGTCCTCGCTGGTGGCGGTCGCTTCCTGGACGGCGGTGGCGAACGCGGCCAGGGACTGCTGCGCGGCCGCGACGGTCTTGCGGTCGGCGACGAATTTGGTCAGGGCCTCGGCGAAGGGGGCCATGTTCTTGCCGTACACCTGACCCAGTGCCTCGCAGGTGGACTTGACCGCGGCGGCGGCGGTGGGAACCGGGGCGCCGGAGACGTTGGGCGCCGCGGTGGGGGAGCCGTTCATGGCGGTGCCGCAGGCGGAGGCGGTCAGCAGCAGGCCGCCGGCGAGGAGGGCGGTCGCTGCGCGGGCGGCGTACGGGGGCTTGCGGCGCATTGGGGATCTGACCTTCCTGGGGGAGAGGACGGCTCAGGAGCTGGGAGCGCTCCCATCGACCTCGCACCATACGACGCCGAGTGAGGTTTGTCGATTGCTTGCGACCGGCGAGCGCCGCCCTCCAGATCGCGGCGGCGGGCATTTCCGCAGGTCGACGCCTTCTGCTGGCCGGAGTAAGAGGGTGTCGTCGGGGTGGACGAAGCCGATTGCCATGCCAGAGCCTGCCTTGTTCGCGAACAGGCCGCCGGGTCGGAGTTCGGCTGGGGAGGGGGTTCGGCAGTCGGGGGCCGCGAACTTCGGGCGCGGTTGTTGGGGTCTTGGATTGTGGCGGGCCATGGCGGGAGAGAGCTCGGGGTGGGAGGGCAGCCCTGGGGGCGGTCGCCGTCGAGGGCCCGGGACTTCGGGGCGGTCGCCAGGCAGGGGTTTGTGGCGGGCGGGGTCGGTGGTTGGGGTTCGGGTGGGTGGTGGGTTGGAGTTGCTTCGGGAACGGTCTCCGGCGTGGTGCCTGTGGCGGGGGTGCACCCGGGTCGCGAGTTCGGGCAGGCGGGCTTGGCGGTCTAGGACTGGCGGCGGGAAGGCGGCTTTCTGGGGGCGGTCGCCGTCGAGGGTTCGAGTGAGCTGAGGGCAGGGGCCTTCGGGGCGGTCGCCGGGTAGGGGGCTTGTGGTGGGGGAGCGAACTGGCGGTAGTGGGTTCGGGTGAGCGGTGGGCCCGAAAGCTTCAGAGCGGTCGCCGGTTGAGGGCTGCGGCGGGGGCGGGTTCGGCGGTTGGGGGTTCGGGCGAGTCGAGGGCTGGGGTTGTTTCTGGAGTGGTCTCCGGGGTGGTGCTTGTGGCGGGAGGTGGGCCTGCAAGAGAGTCCGGGCACGCCGAGGGCTGAGGTGAGCTGGAAGCGGTTGAGGTGAGTGGCCGAGGGGCGTCGGAGGCAAGCGGCCCCGGTTGTGCAGGAATTTCGGCAGGTCTTGCATTTCTGGCGGCGAGCACATCAAATACTGTCAATGGGAGCGCTCCCAGAGACTAGATCCCAGCTAGCCCGATCCCCGTCCTCGATTCGGGAGTACATGTGTTTCTCAAGAGAGCAAGCAAGTGCCTGGCCGTGGCCGTCGGGCTCACGCTGGCGTTACCCGGTGCGGCCGGGGCAGCGGAGAAAACCGGTGCGGAGAAAACCGGCACAGCTGTCAACGTGCAACAACAAGCAGCGGCGGCGGCCGGCACTGACTGGCTGCATGTCGAAGGCAATCAGATCGTCGACGCCGCGGGCAATCCGGTGTGGCTCACCGGCGTGAACTGGTTCGGCTTCAACGCTACGGAACGGGTCTTCCACGGGCTCTGGTCGGCGAACATCACGCAGGTCACCAAGTCGATGGCCGACCGCGGCATCAACATCGTGCGGGTGCCGATCTCGACCCAGCTGCTGCTGGAATGGAAGGCCGGGCAGGCCACCGCGCCCAACGTCAACACGTACGCGAACCCGGAGCTCGAGGGCAAGAACAGCCTGCAGATCTTCGAGTACTGGATGAGCCTGTGCGAGACGTACGGGATCAAGGTCATGCTCGATGTGCACTCGGCCGAGGCCGACAACTCCGGGCACATCCACCCGGTCTGGTACAAGGGCACGGTCACGCCGGAGCTGTACTACCAGGCGTGGGAGTGGGCGGCGACGCGCTGGAAGAACAACGACACGCTGGTCGCGTTCGACCTCAAGAACGAGCCCCACGGTACGCCCAACGACCCCACCCGGGCGAAGTGGGACAACTCGACCGACGTCGACAACTGGAAGCACACCGCCGAAACGGCCGCGCGGCGCATCCTCGCCATCCACCCCGAGGTGCTCATCCTGGTCGAGGGCCAAGAGGTCTACCCGCGTGAGGGCAAGACCTGGAGCTCCCCGAACACCAACCCCGACCTGTCCCCGAACTACTACTACAACTGGTGGGGCGGCAACCTGCGCGGCGTCAAGGACCACCCGATCAACCTGGGCGCGAACCAGGACCAACTCGTCTACAGTCCGCACGACTACGGACCTCTCGTCTTCAACCAGCCGTGGTTCGACAAGCCTTTCGACAAGACCACGCTGACCGACGACGTCTGGCGGCCGAACTGGTTCTACATCCACGAGAACGGCACCGCGCCGCTGCTGATCGGCGAGTGGGGCGGCCGGCTCGGGCAGGACGCGCGGCAGGACAAGTGGATGACCGCGCTGCGTGACCTGATCGTCGAGCACAAACTGCACCAGACGTTCTGGGTGCTCAACCCGAACTCGGGCGACACCGGCGGCCTGCTGCTCGACGACTGGAAGACCTGGGACGAGCAGAAGTACGCCCTGCTCAAGCCGGCCCTGTGGCAGCACAGCAGCAAGTTCGTGAGCCTCGACCACGAGGTTCCGCTGGGCGGATCGGGCAGCACCACCGGCATCAGTCTGGGCCAGCGTTACAACGGCGGCGGCAACGGGGGCGACACCACCGCGCCGAGCGCTCCCGGCCAACCGGCGGCAACCGGCGTTTCCGGTACGGGCGTGACGCTGACGTGGGCCGCGGCGACCGACAACGTGGGTGTGACCTCGTACGACGTCCTGCGCGGCAGCACCGTGATCGCCACCGTCTCGGGCACCTCGTACGCGGTCACGGGCCTGACCCCGTCGACGGCGTACACGTTCAGTGTCCGCGCCCGCGATGCGGCCGGTAACGTCTCGTCCGCCTCACCGGCGCGCTCGGTCACGACCACGGCCGACAACACCGACCCGGGCGGCAACGGCGGCTGCGAGGCTGTCTACAAGACGACGACCTCGTGGAGCGGCGGTTTCCAGGCTGAGGTCACGGTACGCAACACCGGCGCCTCCGCAGGCACGCGCTGGACCGTGAACTGGACCTACCCGAGCGGCACCACCGTCGCCTCCCTCTGGAACGGCGTGCTGACAACCCCGGCCGTCACCGTCCGCAACGCCGACCACAACGGCGCCCTGGCCGCAGGCGCGAGCGCCACGTTCGGTTTCGTCGGCAGCGGCCCCGCCGCAACCCCGGCCCCGATCACCTGCACGCTCAGCTGACCAGGGTTTTCGGGCGTAACCACTTACGCACGTCGCCCGGGTGGGTTTCGCGTTCTGGACGCGCCAGCGGCCAGCGAAGCCCGCCCGGGCCCTCGGCGGGAGCGACGGTCTGTAACCCCCACCCCGCTACGACATCTCGAAGTTGATCTTTAATTGCAGGAGTGACGGCTTCCCCCACCCCGCTACGACATCTGCTTTTGACTTTCTGACTTTCTCTTGTGCTCTCCTGCCGGGACGGTGAACCAGAAGATGCTGCCGCCGCCGGGGTTGGGGTCGACGCCGACGCGGCCGTGATGCCGTTCGATGATGCGGTGCACGATGGCCAGCCCCAGCCCCGTGCCCGGGAAGTTCTCGCTCCCGCCGACCCGGGTGAACGCGTCGAACACCGACGCCCGGTCACGCTCCGGAATGCCGATGCCGTTGTCGCTCACCTCGCAGCGCCACCGCCCGTCGGACACCAGGTGACTGTCGATCAGCACGTGCGGTTCGCGGTCGGGCGGCGTGTACTTGAGCGCGTTGCCGATCAGGTTGTCGAGCACCTGCCGCAGCAGCGTCGGATCGCCGTAGACCGTGGGCAGATCGCCGACCACGACCTCGCACGGCCGGTCGCAGGCTCGCTCGCGGGTGATCTCCTCGGCCAGCCGGTGCAGGTCGACCGGCACGTGCGCCATCGAGCGGTTCTCGGCGGTGGCGTAGTCGAGCAGGTCGTCGATCAGCACCCGCATGTGGTCGGCGCCCTTGCGCAGCCGGGACAGGAAGTCACGCTGCATGTCGTCGAGCCGGTCGTACGCCTCCTCCTGCAGGAAGTCGGCGTAACCCATGATCCGCGCGAGCGGGCTGCGCAGGTCGTGCGCGACCACTCCGGCGAACCCGACCAGCTCCTTCTCGCGCTGCCGCAGCAGGTGCTCGACCTCTTCACGGCGGGCGATGTCGGTGCGCAGCGCGGCCGTGGCCTCGTCGACCTGGCGTAGCGCCCGGTTACGCGACGTCACGATGCTGCCGGTCAGCGCGACCAGCAGCGCCGTCAGCACGAGCCCGATCAGCCAGGCCGCCTCGTCGAGGCCCTGCTCACTGCCGACGAGCAGGCGGTCGGTGGCCTCCACCCGCAACTTCCAGGATCGCTGCGCCACGCGGACGGGGACCTCACGAGGCGGAACGTCCCGGTTCAGTGGGGTGCCGGTCTGCCACGTGGCCAGCGGCACGGCGACGCCGGTTCCGTCGTCGAGGAGCGTGACGGCCACCCGGTCACCGGCCGGCTCGGTCACGATCTCACTCAGGAAGTCTCCGCCGCGCACCCCGAGCACCAACCAGCCTCGGAACCGGCCGGTGTCCCCGGCCGCCGGTGACGTCGCGTAGATCGGGGCCACGAACACGAACGACGGCTGGCGGCGTTCGTGCGGCAGACTGCGGTCTTTCAGCAGCCGGTACGTGCGGCTGACGGTCACCCGGTGACCGGCTTCGGCAGAGTCCATCGCCTCGACGGCCTCGGCCGAGGCGGTCAGGTCAAGCCCCGCGGCCGACCCGGTTTCGTCCAGGGTCTTGTCGAGAACCGCGAACCGGTGCGGTCCGGGACCCCATGGGCGCAGGGTCAGCCCGTCGGCGCCGTGCCGCCGCCAATATGCCTGCAGGGCGGCGGGCTCGGAGGTGGGCACCACCATCGCGAGCCCGGTGCCGCCCGGGAACCTCCGCCGGTCGACCGCGGCCGTGATCGCGGTGAACTCGGCCGCTTGGAGGGACGCCTGCGCGCCGACGGCCGCGGCCATGTCGATCAGCGAGGCCGAGTAGCGGCTGACCTCGGCGGAGATCGCCTGCGAGATCAGGGTGGTGCGCTGGCCGACGGCCCGGTCCAGCCTGTCCTGCTCGGCGTTGTGCAGCGCGACGGCTGCCAGGGCCGTCCCGGCCAGCCCGACGACCGCCACCAGTACGAGCGCCACCAGCGACCGGCGCGTTCCCGTCCGCCGGGCGCTCTGAAC from Paractinoplanes brasiliensis encodes the following:
- a CDS encoding sulfotransferase domain-containing protein codes for the protein MLNSAVMIAKQRTPESVRVLARRAQLEAYNAKLRITVPVATRSEFTNIYHCAVRKTASQWIKAVFSDPIVYRHSGLLTYDPRFYGWKHPRVVPANRIGLSLFFPRPRFDKMPKPDKYRAFFVMRDPRDVVVSSYFSTRNSHGPMGDVLEVRKVLLEKPRKEGMLWLIGDMAKKNRFGALRSWVEAPASDEVRLVKYEDLTGEHQAAEMEALLRHCGINLPADDLATVLDRYSFSKMNERQGTGKVSHYRKGQAGDWANHFDDDIYEAFNKASGDLVERLGYPSYQ
- a CDS encoding cellulase family glycosylhydrolase, which encodes MFLKRASKCLAVAVGLTLALPGAAGAAEKTGAEKTGTAVNVQQQAAAAAGTDWLHVEGNQIVDAAGNPVWLTGVNWFGFNATERVFHGLWSANITQVTKSMADRGINIVRVPISTQLLLEWKAGQATAPNVNTYANPELEGKNSLQIFEYWMSLCETYGIKVMLDVHSAEADNSGHIHPVWYKGTVTPELYYQAWEWAATRWKNNDTLVAFDLKNEPHGTPNDPTRAKWDNSTDVDNWKHTAETAARRILAIHPEVLILVEGQEVYPREGKTWSSPNTNPDLSPNYYYNWWGGNLRGVKDHPINLGANQDQLVYSPHDYGPLVFNQPWFDKPFDKTTLTDDVWRPNWFYIHENGTAPLLIGEWGGRLGQDARQDKWMTALRDLIVEHKLHQTFWVLNPNSGDTGGLLLDDWKTWDEQKYALLKPALWQHSSKFVSLDHEVPLGGSGSTTGISLGQRYNGGGNGGDTTAPSAPGQPAATGVSGTGVTLTWAAATDNVGVTSYDVLRGSTVIATVSGTSYAVTGLTPSTAYTFSVRARDAAGNVSSASPARSVTTTADNTDPGGNGGCEAVYKTTTSWSGGFQAEVTVRNTGASAGTRWTVNWTYPSGTTVASLWNGVLTTPAVTVRNADHNGALAAGASATFGFVGSGPAATPAPITCTLS
- a CDS encoding sensor histidine kinase, whose protein sequence is MTPSAVQSARRTGTRRSLVALVLVAVVGLAGTALAAVALHNAEQDRLDRAVGQRTTLISQAISAEVSRYSASLIDMAAAVGAQASLQAAEFTAITAAVDRRRFPGGTGLAMVVPTSEPAALQAYWRRHGADGLTLRPWGPGPHRFAVLDKTLDETGSAAGLDLTASAEAVEAMDSAEAGHRVTVSRTYRLLKDRSLPHERRQPSFVFVAPIYATSPAAGDTGRFRGWLVLGVRGGDFLSEIVTEPAGDRVAVTLLDDGTGVAVPLATWQTGTPLNRDVPPREVPVRVAQRSWKLRVEATDRLLVGSEQGLDEAAWLIGLVLTALLVALTGSIVTSRNRALRQVDEATAALRTDIARREEVEHLLRQREKELVGFAGVVAHDLRSPLARIMGYADFLQEEAYDRLDDMQRDFLSRLRKGADHMRVLIDDLLDYATAENRSMAHVPVDLHRLAEEITRERACDRPCEVVVGDLPTVYGDPTLLRQVLDNLIGNALKYTPPDREPHVLIDSHLVSDGRWRCEVSDNGIGIPERDRASVFDAFTRVGGSENFPGTGLGLAIVHRIIERHHGRVGVDPNPGGGSIFWFTVPAGEHKRKSESQKQMS